ccccccatgactgtgccccggggtacaaagccagctccataaacacATGGGGTCACTAGTGTGGTGTGGAGGAACTctagtgtcctgcacagagctctgacctcaaccctagggaacacctttgggatgaattggaatggtgagccaggtcttctcttcCAACGTCACTACCTGACCTTGACAAATCGGGGCAAATACCCatagacaccctccaaaatcttatATAAGATTTTTCTCAAAAGTAAGAGGTTCTCATAGCCACAAAAAGGGGGGTAACTGTAGCTATGGTTTTGCAATGGGTTGTTGAACAGGCTCATACAGGTGAAATGGTATTTTGACCAGTTCTTTGTCTTCTCATATATGGAACTGATGCATTTGGTTGCTGACATAAATATAGACATCTGAATATGATGAGAACAAGAGATGGAATATGTTCTAATGAGATGAGGAGGACAACCCTTCTGAAAAAACATGAAACCACCCAATCCTAAGATGAGGTAGTGTATATACACAATGTGCTTGTATAGGGAAAGAATGTACTGTAATCAAAGGATAAGTATAGCTTTGcagttcaaataaataaataaatgttacgtTGCTACTCATAGCTTATCCAATGCTTCAGCTTAAACGTCATAGAATGATTTCCTACACATTACACACCTCTTCCAATGTAAGGAAtcatatgtacaaaaacaaaatacaatgagaTGCAGAAAGGGAAAATTCCCTTTAGCCTTACTATAGCCTTAGAATATCAAATAATCCTTGTTAAGGATCGGGCAATGGATTGGAGTTAGAGTTGGATGAGAAATTAGGGCGAAGGGTTAGGTTTTGTTTATGGCTGGGGTTGGTTGAGCTATTGTTGGGTTAGGAGTGGATGAGAGATTAGAGTTAGGGATTTGTTATGGGATATAGGTATTTTTGGGGTAGAGTTCAGGTTGTCCTTTGCTGTTTTGATCATTCAGCATTGTCCAAACTAAAAGCTCTATGAAGGTTGTCCCTGATGGAGAAACAGGATCCCTGGTCCCATCTTCTCCCAATAAGAACATAAATAATGGGGTTTAGAGCACTATTAACTATCATCCAGAATTCACAAGGAGCAACTGTGCTGATTGGTAGTAAATTTGATGGAATCAGCTTGCACAACAGTAAAAAACGTATAGTATTCAATGGTAGGACAGACAAGGTGAACATTATGGCTGCCACAATGATGATAATGTACAATTTAGGTGGATATCGCTGACGGAATGTTTTCCCTATTTTGATGAGCAGAAAGagactggaaatgatcataagaGGTAGGCAGATCCCAACAGCTAAAACAAAATTCATCACTCCAATGGGAAAACAGTTTGCTGTTATTTGCCATAGAGAAGGTCCACATACAAAGTTATCCAGAAGACTTTCCAGACTGCCAAGGGCCCATGCAAAGCAACACATAATAGTGGAAAGATTTTTTGGGCGATGAACAGTGTTCCAAATGGGAAATAGGACTGACGTGCACCTTTCCGTACTGATAGAAGTGAGGAGGTACATTCCAATATAGATCATGGCATAATACAATATAGTCAAGGATAAATTAAAAGAGGCGACCCCATTAAACTGAAGTTTTGGACTTTGGTACCCAACAATATTCAAGATCAAAGTCATAACAGCAACTGTTTCCAGGAGGGCATCAGCTGCTGACAAATTCATAAAGTAAACTGTATATTTGTTTCTCTGGATCTTGAAGCAAAGGAACCAAAACACAGTAAGGTTTCCCATCAAGCCAATACCAGAAAAGATCAGAAACACTGCAGCCACTATTGTCATTCGATCTTGGTCCTGTCTTCTAAAATCTTGTATCGATGTAAAATTATAGCTGCTGGCATTCAAACTTGTGATATTCATGTTGATTAATTCACTAATAGGGAAACTTGTTTCATCAACTGTTCACCTGTTcataaaaagttcataaaaagaaagagaggatTGTATTATAATCAGTGATTTCAGGGAAATCATTGCATAGAATAGCTACACACCTATTATTTTCAGAAGCCACAGTTCCTCCTGCCATTGCTAGTACCCCCTAAAAgtgcttttgtatatatataccatgTATAGTATTTGTTGATCAGCTCTATGCATCTGTTCCATTGAATCTCAGGAATATAACTTAGCATTTAAAGCCGCACAGGAAACTgtcaactttatccaaaacctaGGTAGAATTTGATTGTCAAAGAATTTGATGGGAGTTTAGTTCAATGGCAGCTTAGTAGGCTTATCGTGACCCCTATACCCCACCCCCCTATCATTTTTTCTTAGTATACCCCTTATTTTGGTTgttgaagtaaacaaaaatatacatgttttttcctaacatagaaataataataataacaatatagcaATCATCATCTAAGCATCCAATCACAGTGCCAGAGTGCAGAGGGTAAAAGTGTCAGGAATCCTGGCACTGTGGAAATATGAGAGTTTAGAGAGGGTCAGCATGCAGTAATTCAAGGCCTTCCTATTACCTGAATATGTGATATTGCCTGCTATGTAAAAAGCATGGACTTATTTTAACCAATGTAAACTAAACAGTACAGTTCCTATTTTTCATATCTATACAATGTTGACTAGACATACTCTGGGTAAGTGATCAGCACACCTAAACAATTCAAATGAAATACAACTAAAAAAAGGAACTCACCTGTACTGAGCTGCCTCCTGCCTGCTATATATACCAATTCATTCTGAGAATCTCATCCATAAGCCTAGATGTTATTGCCAGTGACATCAGATATAGCACTTAAATATATATCTGCATTAAAGAGGTGGAGCAGCAAACACAGAGAGAGGCAGAGCTACATGAGAAGGTCTCTGGAATATATGACAAAGCTTCAGGAAGTGCACATTTCTTCTGACTGATACCCTATAGATGCAAGGACATGAAATGTGGGATTGGACTAGACTAGGATAGGAAAGCTAAATAACAATAGAACACCTGAGGATTATCTCAAAGTTTCGGAAAGAACTGGGATTTTATGCACCTGTGGCCACATGTAAGTCCAAATTagttcaggtgtctccagtgaagAGTCCTGGCAATTCTCCATcttacaaagacattgcagacaattgtgcttttccaGCCTTGTAGTCACACTTTGGTgaggacccttttctgttcccccatgactgtgccccggggtacaaagccagctccataaagacatggggtcaccagtgtggtgtggaggaactctagtgtcctgcacagagctctgacctcaaccctagggaacacctttgggatgaattggaatggtgagccaggtcttctcttcCAACGTCACTACCTGACCTTGACAAATCGGGGCAAATACCCatagacaccctccaaaatcttatATAAGATTTTTCTCAAAAGTAAGAGGCTGTCATAGCCATAAGCCTAGATGTTATTGCCAGTGACATCAGATATAGGACTTAAATATATATCTGCATTAAAGAGGTGGAACAGCAAACACAGAGAGAGGCAGAGCCACATGAGAagacaattgtgcttttccaGCCTTGTAGTCACactttggtgaagacccttttctgcccccCCACCCACCTCATGACTGTGCCCTGGGTTACAGAGCCAGGTCCATAAAGACAAGGGATCacaagtttggtgtggaggaactcgagtgtcctgcacagagccctgacttcaaccataccgaacacctttggggtgagtTGGAGTGGTAAATCAGATCTTCCAATccaacatcagtatctgacctcacaaatgagGCAAATCCCACAGACACCatccaaaatattatataaagtctTCTTAGAAAAGTGGAGGCTGTCAAAGCAACAAAAAAGGGAGGGGGTAGTTATAATAATGGCTatgattttggaatgggatgttcaAGAAACTCTTTTATGAAACTGATGCAAATGGTTGGTGACATACAGACATCTGAATATGATGACAACCAGAGGTGGAATATGTTCCAGGGAGATGAGGGGGACAACCCTTCAGAAATAACAGTAACTGCCCAAACCTGATATAAGGTGAAGCATATACACAATGTGCTTGTATAGGGAAAGAATGTCATTTAATCCTTATAAGTATAgctttgctgtaaaaataaataaatgttacattgtttCTCATAAGTTTATTCAGTGTTCCAGTTTAAACGTCATGGAATGAATTTCTACACATTACACACCtctcccaatttaaaaaaatcacatttataaaaaacaaaatacaatgatatacagaaaaataaaattaccagcCTGAGAATCTACAGATGATCATTGCCAGCCAATCATAAACTGGCCTTACATGTGAGATGCCTTTTTTAAAGGAGTAATTTCCATTTTTGGCAAAATCTGCCCCTGCCCCTAACACTCTCAATGTACTAACATGATTCCACTCAGATCTATGTGTTGTGGTCGCTGCTGTGTAATGCAGGTTAGAGCTATTTCTTTCTATGCAATGTGGCATGCTGCATCCAGAAAACATTGCATGTTTGATTTTTGCTGCATTCTGGTTGCATGACAGTTCATTCAATTGAATGTTCAGCCTTACCACAACATATACAAATTCAGTTTACAGATCTGAATAGGCTCTAAATACCTTGCAATACCCTATTACTGACCAATAAATCAATTTAGGATTTTGCTACAAAAATCTTAgaatttccatttgtttttagAAGAAGTTATTATAATTTTACTACTGATACATCTGAGATTATTTGCTGACTCAGCAGCCATTTCTCCATCACAATATCACCAGCCTGTGTTAATGTTTAATAACGTTGGCCCAGTGAGCTTCAAGAAAAGCtgatatgttaaaaagttttccCCCTTAGAGGGGACATCTCTCCAATGGGGCTCTTAATGGAGGACAGAGAACAATGATGGATTCAAATCTTTCCCCATTCTATCTAATTACAAAGGGAAAAACTGGCCAtgggtttttttatttcaccttatCCATTACTAGAAATGCAATTTGCAAAACTGgcgtatttaaaaaaatgtgtaattgtttgtatctgtcatttgcaactcatatttattgtacagtgctgcataatatgttggagctatataaaatactgtttattattattaatattaataatattcatagcaATAATGTCCAGTATGTTCAAGGAACATCAGCACAGAATGCAAAAGAAACATAGAGTCTGAGTTTCGTTTAGCGAATGGCAACGCAtttcacataacaaaaaataatatgaaagtcattaaagtaaagaaaagacgtcattgtttatttatttattttttattcttttctttcaaataaaaatatatatctagcCAGTAGGCAGTGTTTTGTCTTCATTTCCCAAATTTTCTGGGGACGCTGCTCTTTTTTGTTGTATAAATTTGGCTGTTCCAGAGTTCCCTAGCTCAACAGgacctaataaaaaagaaacaggaagGAAATGTCGAAGAAAGTAGTAGAAAATgttacagctgaaaaaaaataatgatgaagtTACTCATAATACATaccaaaatatacatacaatacagaACAATAATAAACTGTGACAGACATATAAAACAAGGATAAAATTGCACTTTTTGAGTAGTGCCCATCCAAGCAAGAATCTAAATAAAGCAACCACAGGAGGAACCTAATTTGGTGTAGCTCTATTTAGACTGCAGTTTTTACATCTCACTCACTATATTTCTGCATTTAAACTGCTCTACAGATATAATTTCAGATGTAATAAAGCAAATATTCTCGAATATTTTTTTGGCCACAATAAAAATGGTGATCTGATTGTTCTTGGTGTCATGTGATCTCACGACGACACGTGACCCACTTGTATCTACTATCCTAAGGTGTCTGCAGAACAGTCAAGCGTCGGCCATTTTGTTAAAGCCCAGTTCCTATTTATGGGAAAATAATTGTCCCAGGTAAAATGTCTGACACACggagacataaaaagaaaagttcaatAGCGAGTGGCAACCAAGTGGATGAGGAGCGTCCCATTGTTGCGGTGCTTGTTGTTTCCGGTGCGCCGTGATGACGTCAGAGGCCCGAGGCATGGATGAGACAACATGAATAAAGGCTGGTTAGAGCTGGAGAGCGACCCAGGTATAATAATTGCCCCCAACTCTGACATTCTACCCCTTCCACTGACCCGGAGAGTCCTGTGTCAATCTTTGCACTAGGAGTGCATACCCTACGTAGGAGaagatatgggggggggggggacttgttATAGTTACCCCATCCAGGGTTATATTATATGCATTGCTGACGAAAAGATACCCCACCCAGTGGCAAATCCAGAGTCATATGTGTAAATACTGCTGATAATACGCAGAAGATATTACTAAGGGGGTAAATACAGCCTCTCCCTCCTTCCATACATAATACTGTGTATGACTGGGCTTAAGGGGCAAATATAGGGGCAATTACCTCACCCTGTTATGTGCATTGCTGATAACCTAAGGAAGCTACCCCACTGGGTCAGATATTTGGGGTTTCTTATTCTTCCTCTCGACCACTATTTTTACACAGGGTTTGTAGCAAAGAATTTAATGTAAATACCCCGCGGAGGGGCAGATAAGTATTATCAATAAATAAGGAAATTTCCCTACCAGGGGGCAGATATTGATAGCAGCTCATACATTGTCATTTGCACAGATTTGTTTGTTACTGAGCACTTTATGTAAATACCCCACCCAGGGGCAGATCTTGTGTATTATTGACTAGAAAAATTACCCCACCAAGGGGTTTTATTTCTTCTTCCATCACCCCTTGTAATAGCAGGGCTGGATTTACGTTGGAGCCCGGTACCCCCTAACTGCAGAGTGATTAGGGGGTCCTTGAGTGGCACAAAGCTGCCCACTCCATGCAGACGGAGCTGCTTTACCAGCCTGGATGGGATGAAGTACCAACTTCCAATGGAGAAAACACAGCACTTGGCTCCCTACAGTGCTTTGGATATTTTTAGCAGACTGAAGACCCAGGACCAGCACTGGAGGGAACTTAAAGCAGCGTATTACCCCTAATACCCCATAGCTATCAACATGGAGAATCCTCACCCCTTCCTTTGTGGTTACTTTTGAAATTTGGCCCCTAAAGAGATTTTTGGTCCATAATGTGGCACTTCCAGCTTCCTTCTTTTCACAGTGTTCACAGCTGATCccagatgatgtaactcctacgcATGTGTTATGGGGTCCCTGCACAGAATCATGCACAGACTGAACTGCCGCTGCACTTAAGCAGCCGCATGGTGGAATCTTATTAACCACTGTTTATATTATACAGCATATGCATAGAGGTGAGCCAAGTCTCCCCCAAATGTGCTGCATTGCTTCATCTGCAGCGTTCTCCCCGGCACCTTTTTTTCAGCTGGACCCGGTTTTGGGTTGTTACCGAATGAAAGGTTTCAATACAGAAGCACCGGACAGCTATGGACAAAAATAGGAAATACTGAGGGGTGGAAATGAGAACAAAGTACAGGGGGCGGTAGAGATCTGATGGGCGTTATTGGATTCCCATGGCAAGAACAGCTTcgccccacccagctgaaaaaaaggaGAACTCTGAACGGCTTTACCTGTCTGTGGACACCTTGAATTTCATTGGTGAATTCACGTGTGTGATTTGTATGGGTGAATTCGGCCGCTACCAAGGAGAACAGTGAAAGTGTACACTGCCAGGGAAGACGATGTGGTGATTGTATAACCTGCGGGGAGTCTGGACGCTGCAAGAATTTGTTCTGATCTATAACCTGGATTGCCTGTCGGCTCTCCTCATCTTCCAGGTGCTGCACCCATGGTGGTCTGAGAAATCACGACCCAGCTGACCATGGAAGGCGATGAAAGTATTGGATGTGATTCATAAAATACGATTGTGAACCCCCTGACCCCCCTCCGTGGCCGTTATTGTTATACTGATGGTTCCCTGTATGATGGTGGATGAAATGACCTGTATTATGATCCATGTTCAGTTGCAGATTTTCCCTGGGTAAatcattgtcaccaggacaggaagtgaaaggtaATCTTTCCTAGGGGAGCGTCAGATAGCAGTGTACACTTCACAGATTTATTTTCTACCCCTACTGTACCTAAACAATAAAGGACTAGAAAAATTAACCCACCCGGGGGTAATGATCAATTTTCTGCCTCACAGGGGTCTAATctgataattaatattatttacagagAACTCACCAGCTCTCTCTATGCAGAGTTTGCAGTGAGCTGTGTATAAGAAGTGTaatgtaaagaaaaggaaaatctcAGCCAATAatctaatatgttttatttgtttattgtgcaGGGCTCTTCACACTGCTGGTGGAGGATTTTGGTAAGTACAATTTTTTACCTtggtgggaggggcagagacacaaactactggggcaAAATCTTCCCATTGTGGGGATGTGGGGAAGGCAGAGACACATAACAGAGAAAAGAAATCTCATTGATAGAGTCTACCAGGAGCTGCGAAGTGAGGAAGCCAGTGAGTATTGAAATCTATCAGTCgaatttattgtttttggtattttttgctttttttggtacTAATCATGCAGAGTATCAtcagaattgtatttttgttatattattgttatgtaaGTAATTCTGTCTGTCTCTCACAGGTGTAAAAGGAGTTCAGGTAGAAGAGATTTATGACCTGCAAAGCAAGTGTCCGGGGTATGATGTGCACATTATTCTTTGTTGCATTATAAATTCTCCCCTCCCAGCTCTTACTAATCAGATTCTGCTCCTCTCAGGCCGGTATACGGTTTTATCTT
This portion of the Pyxicephalus adspersus chromosome 8, UCB_Pads_2.0, whole genome shotgun sequence genome encodes:
- the LOC140337439 gene encoding proto-oncogene Mas-like yields the protein MNITSLNASSYNFTSIQDFRRQDQDRMTIVAAVFLIFSGIGLMGNLTVFWFLCFKIQRNKYTVYFMNLSAADALLETVAVMTLILNIVGYQSPKLQFNGVASFNLSLTILYYAMIYIGMYLLTSISTERCTSVLFPIWNTVHRPKNLSTIMCCFAWALGSLESLLDNFVCGPSLWQITANCFPIGVMNFVLAVGICLPLMIISSLFLLIKIGKTFRQRYPPKLYIIIIVAAIMFTLSVLPLNTIRFLLLCKLIPSNLLPISTVAPCEFWMIVNSALNPIIYVLIGRRWDQGSCFSIRDNLHRAFSLDNAE